One part of the Mycolicibacterium aromaticivorans JS19b1 = JCM 16368 genome encodes these proteins:
- a CDS encoding 4Fe-4S dicluster domain-containing protein encodes MTALDWGRLIIGLLATAIVLVFAARRVLFLTHLIRSGQPISDESGRKDNIPDRIKAQFTEVFGQKKLLKWSIPGIAHFFTMWGFFILATVYLEAYGVLFNPEFHIPLVGRWNALGFLQDFFAVAVLLGIIVFSIIRLRSEPKEYGRDSRFYGSHTGGAWLILLMIFLVILTYAFFRGASVNALGEAFPYGWGAFFSHGMAAALAPLGHTANVWIETIALMGHIGVMLAFLLIVLHSKHLHIGLAPINVTFKRLPNGLGPLLPVEYKGEPINFEDPAEDAVLGRGKIEDFTWKGYLDLTTCTECGRCQSQCPAWNTGKPLSPKLVIMNLRDHLFAKAPYIIGGKPIPSGENEAEQFASAEGGFVETKHDAHDHVPESGFERVLGSGPAQATRPLVGTAEQLGVIDPDVLWSCTTCGACVEQCPVDIEHIDHIVDMRRYQVMMESEFPGELGVLYKNLEAKGNPWGQNAKERLTWIDEVEFDIPVYGKDVESFAGFEYLFWVGCAGAYEDRAKKTTKAVAELLAAAGVKFLVLGDGETCNGDSARRSGNEFLFQQLASQNVETLNDLFEGVERVDRKIVVTCPHCFNTLGREYPQVGGNYTVVHHTQLLNRLVRDKKLVPVKAVDGGANVTYHDPCYLGRHNKVYDAPRELIDASGVTLKEMPRHADRGLCCGAGGARMWMEEHIGKRVNHERVDEALTLDPAKIATGCPFCRVMITDGVGDREKADEVEVLDVAQLLLGSLDLSSVTLPEKGTAAREAEAAAASAPAEAPPAPKPEAAEPAAAAPSAPAKEAAPVTGLGIAGGAKRPGAKKAAAAAPAAEAPAAEAPAAQPVKGLGIAGGAKRPGAKKAAAPAAEASTAASAAEAPAEAPAAEAPVRGLGIASGAKRPGAKKSAPAAPAAAAPTPAAEAPAEAPAAEAPAKAEPPVKGLGIAAGAKRPGAKKSAPTTPAAAAPAAAPAEAPEPAAATEPKAEEPKDEAPKAEQPPVKGLGIARGARPPGKR; translated from the coding sequence GTGACCGCTCTCGACTGGGGTCGACTGATCATCGGCCTGCTGGCCACCGCCATCGTGTTGGTGTTTGCCGCACGGCGCGTATTGTTCCTCACCCACCTGATCCGGTCCGGTCAACCGATCAGCGACGAGAGCGGCCGCAAGGACAACATCCCGGACCGCATCAAAGCGCAGTTCACCGAAGTCTTCGGCCAGAAGAAGCTGCTGAAGTGGTCCATCCCCGGTATCGCCCACTTCTTCACCATGTGGGGCTTCTTCATCCTCGCGACGGTGTACCTCGAGGCCTACGGCGTCCTCTTCAACCCCGAATTCCACATCCCGTTGGTCGGCAGGTGGAATGCGCTGGGCTTCCTGCAGGACTTCTTCGCTGTCGCGGTGCTTCTCGGCATCATCGTCTTCTCGATCATCCGGTTGCGTTCCGAGCCCAAGGAGTACGGTCGCGATTCCCGGTTCTACGGCTCGCACACCGGCGGCGCCTGGCTGATCCTGCTGATGATCTTCCTGGTCATCCTGACCTACGCGTTCTTCCGCGGCGCTTCGGTCAACGCCCTCGGTGAGGCGTTCCCCTACGGCTGGGGTGCCTTCTTCTCGCACGGTATGGCCGCAGCACTGGCTCCGCTGGGACACACCGCCAACGTGTGGATCGAAACCATCGCGCTGATGGGCCACATCGGCGTCATGCTGGCCTTCCTGCTGATAGTGCTGCACTCCAAGCACCTGCACATCGGCCTGGCCCCGATCAACGTCACCTTCAAGCGGCTGCCGAACGGCCTGGGCCCGCTGCTGCCCGTGGAGTACAAGGGCGAACCGATCAACTTCGAGGATCCCGCCGAGGATGCGGTGCTCGGTCGCGGCAAGATCGAGGACTTCACCTGGAAGGGCTACCTCGACCTCACCACGTGCACCGAGTGTGGTCGCTGCCAGTCGCAGTGCCCGGCATGGAACACCGGAAAGCCGTTGTCGCCCAAGCTCGTGATCATGAACCTGCGCGATCATCTGTTCGCGAAGGCGCCGTACATCATCGGCGGGAAGCCGATCCCCAGTGGTGAGAACGAGGCCGAACAGTTCGCCTCCGCCGAGGGCGGTTTCGTCGAGACCAAGCACGACGCGCACGACCATGTTCCGGAGTCAGGCTTCGAGCGGGTGCTGGGCTCCGGCCCGGCGCAGGCGACCCGCCCGCTGGTGGGTACCGCCGAACAGCTCGGCGTGATCGATCCCGACGTGCTGTGGTCGTGCACCACCTGCGGTGCGTGCGTCGAGCAGTGCCCGGTGGACATCGAGCACATCGACCACATCGTCGACATGCGCCGGTACCAGGTGATGATGGAGTCGGAGTTCCCCGGCGAACTCGGCGTGCTCTACAAGAACCTTGAAGCCAAGGGCAATCCGTGGGGTCAGAACGCCAAGGAGCGCCTCACCTGGATCGACGAGGTCGAGTTCGACATCCCCGTCTACGGCAAGGACGTCGAGTCGTTCGCGGGCTTCGAGTACCTGTTCTGGGTTGGTTGCGCCGGTGCCTACGAGGATCGCGCCAAGAAGACCACGAAGGCCGTGGCCGAACTGCTGGCCGCGGCCGGCGTGAAGTTCCTGGTTCTCGGCGACGGCGAGACCTGCAACGGTGACTCGGCTCGCCGCTCCGGCAACGAGTTCCTGTTCCAGCAGCTGGCCTCGCAGAACGTCGAGACGCTGAACGACCTGTTCGAGGGCGTCGAGCGGGTCGACCGCAAGATCGTCGTGACGTGCCCGCACTGCTTCAACACCCTGGGTCGCGAATACCCACAGGTCGGCGGCAACTACACCGTGGTCCACCACACCCAGCTGCTCAACCGCCTGGTACGCGACAAGAAGCTGGTTCCGGTCAAGGCCGTGGATGGAGGGGCCAACGTCACCTATCACGATCCCTGCTACCTGGGCCGGCACAACAAGGTCTACGACGCACCGCGTGAGCTGATCGATGCCTCGGGCGTGACGCTGAAGGAAATGCCACGGCACGCCGATCGCGGCCTGTGCTGCGGTGCCGGTGGCGCGCGGATGTGGATGGAAGAGCACATCGGTAAGCGCGTGAACCACGAGCGCGTCGACGAGGCGCTGACGTTGGATCCGGCCAAGATCGCCACCGGCTGCCCGTTCTGCCGCGTCATGATCACCGACGGTGTCGGTGACCGTGAGAAGGCCGACGAGGTCGAGGTGCTCGACGTCGCACAGCTGCTGCTTGGCTCGCTGGATCTGAGCAGTGTCACGCTGCCGGAGAAGGGCACGGCCGCACGAGAGGCCGAGGCTGCCGCCGCTTCGGCACCAGCGGAGGCACCTCCCGCGCCGAAGCCCGAGGCGGCCGAGCCTGCCGCGGCCGCGCCGTCGGCACCGGCCAAGGAAGCCGCGCCGGTCACGGGGCTGGGCATCGCTGGCGGCGCCAAGCGCCCCGGCGCCAAGAAGGCCGCCGCCGCAGCTCCTGCCGCTGAAGCGCCCGCTGCCGAAGCTCCAGCCGCTCAGCCCGTCAAGGGACTCGGCATCGCAGGCGGGGCAAAGCGACCGGGCGCCAAGAAGGCTGCAGCGCCGGCCGCCGAGGCGTCGACTGCCGCTTCCGCCGCTGAGGCACCGGCGGAAGCGCCTGCGGCCGAAGCTCCGGTCAGGGGGCTCGGCATCGCTTCCGGCGCCAAGCGACCCGGCGCCAAGAAGTCGGCGCCTGCTGCACCTGCGGCCGCGGCACCTACGCCGGCTGCCGAGGCACCTGCGGAAGCCCCCGCGGCTGAGGCGCCGGCCAAGGCCGAGCCTCCGGTCAAAGGCCTCGGCATCGCCGCGGGCGCCAAGCGACCCGGCGCCAAGAAGTCGGCGCCCACCACACCTGCGGCCGCGGCACCGGCTGCTGCTCCTGCCGAGGCACCTGAGCCGGCCGCAGCGACTGAACCGAAGGCCGAGGAGCCGAAAGACGAAGCCCCGAAGGCGGAGCAGCCTCCGGTGAAGGGCCTCGGCATTGCCAGGGGCGCCCGGCCACCGGGCAAGCGCTAG
- the iniR gene encoding isoniazid response ATPase/transcriptional regulator IniR: MPDSIPAHGLSPTAHEAFSVLGSEPVKMLVTGGVGTGKSTLLGAVRDALRGAGSAVVTRAPADGDPADAAVVVDDAHLLPAVELQRLAEVATDPSSTVVVAAQPRDHDEDLQALMTAIERERPRITLGPMTSAEISRRMTDPSGHPPRTELVISIVVATAGIPFLVDAALASTRPYSAASIGQAALFALNDRLRRLNEPDLDALLIASLSRDLGAADLAATLQVPPDEARLLIDRARATGLIEPAHSPHFLRAVHRAVAQILGNARHHDVETALLRSQIAMSTLSPDLALRLAEHGVRDEQLAEVLRRQAGAGRADPALLRAAVDAGAVELRAQLADALALAGESSAAASEADSLLASEDPAERAAAVRVAASVAMLNGNSAQASELFSWLGPYPDTSVSAAATIVLTGTGDAAGAERALAVPSAGPPTAASRAARTLAEGLLATLQGPYSTAATKLGAAMAAEYSAAQVLPDSPAALVTLAALHGGDPVRARSVIARAVRADRDVDEPLYGHRHRLLLAWTKMQDGQFTAAAADIAGLDGTHRRDALWTAALRTALARRGGDAGALQKHWYAAMEVLVEYSVDLFSLLPLGELWVASARLGQQDRLAPALDLAFGLLESLGNPPTWSVPLRWSGVHAGILASDPAAVAPHGQALTASAAHSPFAKALAVAGRTWLRVLAGQIDGDEVGAAARGLAQFGLTADATRLAGQAALQTSDPKVSGLMLQVARDLKLSAGDSGGEDGQQPLVSEASGPAAAGARQASSPLSDREREVAELLLLGMPYRDIGAQLFISAKTVEHHVARIRRRLGAESRSEMLSMLRAILSPQS; the protein is encoded by the coding sequence GTGCCCGATTCGATTCCAGCGCACGGCCTTTCGCCGACCGCCCACGAGGCGTTCAGCGTCCTGGGGTCGGAGCCGGTCAAGATGCTGGTGACCGGAGGGGTCGGCACAGGCAAGAGCACGCTGCTCGGCGCGGTTCGCGACGCTCTGCGCGGTGCAGGTTCCGCGGTCGTGACCCGTGCACCGGCGGACGGCGACCCTGCCGATGCCGCCGTGGTGGTCGACGACGCACACCTGCTGCCCGCGGTCGAGTTGCAGCGGCTCGCCGAGGTTGCCACCGATCCGTCGTCGACAGTCGTGGTAGCGGCGCAGCCGCGCGACCACGACGAGGACCTGCAGGCGCTGATGACGGCGATCGAACGTGAGCGGCCTCGAATTACCCTGGGCCCGATGACATCTGCCGAGATATCCCGGCGGATGACCGACCCGTCCGGCCATCCGCCGCGCACCGAGTTGGTGATCAGCATTGTCGTCGCGACGGCTGGCATCCCGTTCCTGGTCGACGCCGCGCTGGCCTCCACTCGCCCGTACTCGGCAGCGTCGATCGGACAAGCTGCGCTCTTCGCGCTCAACGATCGGCTGCGCCGGCTCAACGAACCCGACCTCGACGCATTGCTGATCGCCTCGCTCAGCCGCGATCTCGGTGCCGCTGATCTGGCGGCGACACTTCAGGTTCCGCCCGATGAGGCCAGGCTGCTGATCGATCGGGCCCGCGCCACAGGACTGATCGAACCCGCGCACAGTCCGCACTTCCTGCGCGCGGTGCACCGGGCCGTCGCGCAGATTCTCGGTAACGCGCGCCACCACGACGTCGAGACCGCGCTGCTGCGCTCGCAGATCGCGATGTCCACCCTGTCGCCGGACTTGGCGCTGCGGTTGGCCGAACACGGTGTGCGTGACGAGCAGCTGGCCGAGGTCCTGCGTCGCCAGGCCGGCGCAGGACGGGCCGACCCGGCCCTGCTGCGCGCCGCAGTCGACGCCGGCGCGGTCGAACTGCGGGCTCAGCTGGCCGATGCGCTGGCTCTGGCCGGCGAATCCTCGGCAGCCGCAAGTGAAGCGGACAGCCTTTTGGCGTCGGAAGATCCTGCTGAGCGAGCAGCGGCGGTCCGGGTGGCCGCCAGTGTCGCGATGCTCAACGGCAACTCGGCACAGGCGTCCGAACTCTTCAGCTGGCTCGGCCCCTACCCGGACACATCGGTCAGCGCGGCAGCGACGATCGTTCTCACCGGGACGGGCGATGCCGCCGGCGCCGAACGTGCGCTGGCCGTGCCCAGCGCGGGCCCCCCGACCGCGGCCTCCCGCGCAGCGCGCACCCTGGCCGAGGGACTGCTGGCGACGTTGCAGGGCCCCTATTCGACCGCGGCAACCAAACTCGGCGCGGCGATGGCCGCGGAGTATTCGGCGGCCCAGGTCCTGCCGGACAGCCCGGCGGCTCTGGTCACGCTGGCCGCGCTGCACGGCGGTGACCCCGTCCGCGCGCGCAGTGTGATCGCCCGCGCGGTGCGCGCCGATCGGGACGTCGACGAACCGCTGTACGGCCATCGGCACCGCCTCCTGCTCGCCTGGACCAAGATGCAGGACGGTCAATTCACGGCGGCTGCCGCCGACATCGCCGGACTCGACGGAACGCATCGTCGGGATGCGTTGTGGACCGCGGCACTGCGCACTGCGCTCGCCCGCCGCGGTGGCGATGCCGGCGCCCTGCAAAAGCACTGGTACGCCGCGATGGAAGTGTTGGTCGAGTATTCGGTCGACCTGTTCTCGTTGCTGCCGCTGGGTGAGCTGTGGGTGGCGTCGGCACGACTCGGCCAGCAGGACCGGCTGGCGCCCGCTCTCGACCTGGCGTTCGGGCTGCTGGAGTCGCTGGGCAACCCGCCCACCTGGTCGGTGCCGCTGCGCTGGTCCGGCGTGCACGCCGGGATCCTGGCCAGTGACCCGGCCGCGGTGGCCCCGCATGGGCAGGCGCTGACCGCCTCGGCGGCGCACAGCCCGTTCGCCAAGGCGCTGGCCGTCGCCGGCCGGACCTGGTTGCGTGTGCTTGCCGGACAGATCGACGGCGACGAGGTCGGCGCCGCCGCGCGCGGACTGGCCCAGTTCGGCCTGACTGCTGATGCCACCCGGCTCGCCGGTCAGGCAGCGCTGCAGACCTCCGACCCCAAGGTGTCGGGACTCATGCTGCAGGTCGCCCGTGACCTGAAGCTGTCAGCCGGCGACAGCGGGGGCGAGGACGGCCAGCAGCCGCTGGTGTCCGAGGCGTCGGGGCCCGCGGCCGCGGGTGCACGACAGGCGTCCTCCCCGCTGTCGGATCGCGAGCGCGAGGTAGCCGAACTGCTGTTGCTGGGCATGCCCTACCGCGATATCGGTGCGCAGCTCTTCATCTCCGCGAAGACCGTCGAGCACCACGTCGCCAGGATCCGGCGTCGTCTCGGCGCGGAGTCCCGCTCGGAAATGCTGTCGATGCTTCGCGCGATCCTGTCGCCGCAGAGCTGA
- a CDS encoding Hsp70 family protein — translation MSDSLGLSIGATNLAAARPGRRPMTRRSVLTLWDNRPPEVGVPSQNPELTSPNLTEAGQVFRGFVERAGDPVPLVAADGSPHRGEDLIADALEAMARAADDGTPASTVVVAVPAYWGAGAVGALRGALRTRPALSPNGIPPTLISDATAALAALQADPGLPSQGVVALCDFGGSGANITLADAGANLAPIGETVRFTDLSGDHLDQALLTQVLGGIRDQANIDPASTNAVGALTRLRDECRQAKERLSSETATVVPAELPGFRSDIRVTRPELEALIAEPLAGFLDALGDVLERNRIPAANLAAVATVGGGAAIPLLTQRLSEELRVPVITTPLPGLNAAIGSAVLAARGGAPDAPTGMAVAAADAPTGLAPAAWAAGTAGSAATESATDGSPSATFRALAWSQDDAPGAEPVPYSGEDYTFDYAQQAQATGMRPMVEFEPPDEETELVAAPVPWYRRPPLLFGIAAALAAVAVGGLAITLTSADSTPTTTTTRVTKPGDPTAAPVTSVVPPQTVTITGNDGQPTESTIPATTTVIQTTTTTPPTTTTTPSTTTTTTTTTTTTTTTTTTPPTTTTTTTQPPTTTTQPPTTTTTQPPTTTQPPPTTTVKPITTTVAPPTTRDIITGVTSPPGA, via the coding sequence TTGAGCGACTCGCTGGGGTTGTCGATCGGAGCGACCAACCTGGCGGCGGCACGTCCGGGCCGCCGGCCGATGACCCGCCGGTCGGTGTTGACGTTGTGGGACAACCGGCCTCCCGAAGTCGGCGTTCCCTCCCAGAACCCGGAGCTGACTAGCCCGAATCTCACCGAGGCCGGCCAGGTGTTCCGCGGCTTCGTCGAGCGGGCGGGCGATCCGGTGCCGTTGGTGGCCGCCGATGGTTCGCCGCATCGCGGCGAGGACTTGATTGCCGACGCGCTCGAGGCGATGGCCCGCGCCGCCGACGACGGCACACCGGCCTCCACTGTGGTCGTCGCGGTCCCCGCGTACTGGGGTGCCGGCGCCGTCGGCGCCCTGCGTGGCGCGCTGCGCACCCGACCCGCCCTGTCCCCCAACGGTATTCCACCGACATTGATTTCCGACGCGACGGCCGCGCTGGCGGCCTTGCAGGCTGATCCGGGTCTGCCGTCGCAAGGGGTGGTGGCACTGTGCGACTTCGGCGGCAGCGGTGCCAACATCACGCTCGCCGACGCCGGCGCGAATCTGGCGCCGATCGGCGAGACGGTGCGCTTCACCGACCTCTCCGGTGACCATCTCGACCAGGCGCTGCTGACGCAGGTGCTCGGCGGCATCCGCGATCAAGCCAACATCGACCCGGCCAGCACCAACGCGGTCGGTGCGCTGACCCGGCTGCGTGACGAGTGTCGCCAGGCCAAGGAGCGGCTGTCCTCGGAGACCGCGACGGTGGTACCTGCCGAACTGCCCGGCTTCCGCTCCGATATCCGGGTCACCCGACCGGAATTGGAGGCGTTGATCGCCGAGCCGCTCGCCGGTTTTCTGGATGCCCTCGGAGATGTGCTGGAGCGCAACAGGATCCCTGCCGCCAACCTGGCCGCGGTCGCCACTGTCGGCGGCGGTGCCGCGATACCGCTTCTCACGCAACGGCTTTCCGAAGAGCTGCGTGTTCCGGTGATCACCACACCGTTGCCGGGTCTCAACGCGGCCATCGGATCGGCCGTGCTCGCCGCGCGCGGCGGCGCACCGGATGCGCCGACGGGGATGGCGGTGGCCGCGGCCGATGCACCGACCGGACTGGCTCCGGCGGCGTGGGCGGCCGGGACTGCGGGATCGGCCGCGACCGAATCGGCCACCGACGGCTCGCCGTCGGCGACGTTCCGCGCGCTGGCCTGGTCGCAGGACGATGCGCCCGGAGCGGAGCCGGTGCCGTATTCCGGTGAGGATTACACCTTCGACTACGCCCAGCAGGCGCAGGCCACCGGGATGCGCCCGATGGTCGAGTTCGAGCCGCCGGACGAGGAAACCGAACTGGTCGCCGCGCCGGTGCCGTGGTACCGGCGCCCTCCGCTGCTGTTCGGTATCGCCGCGGCGCTCGCGGCGGTGGCGGTCGGCGGACTGGCGATCACCCTCACGAGTGCCGACAGCACACCGACGACCACGACCACCCGAGTCACCAAGCCCGGCGATCCCACAGCGGCACCGGTCACGAGTGTCGTTCCGCCACAGACGGTTACGATCACCGGCAACGACGGGCAGCCCACCGAGTCGACGATCCCGGCGACCACCACGGTCATCCAGACGACCACGACGACCCCGCCCACCACGACCACCACACCGTCGACCACCACAACGACAACGACAACCACCACCACGACAACGACGACCACCACCACGCCGCCGACCACCACGACCACCACCACCCAGCCGCCGACCACCACGACCCAACCGCCGACGACCACCACGACCCAACCGCCGACGACGACGCAGCCGCCGCCGACCACCACCGTCAAGCCCATCACCACAACCGTCGCACCGCCGACCACCCGCGACATCATCACTGGTGTGACGTCGCCGCCGGGGGCCTAA
- a CDS encoding Rv0340 family IniB-related protein, which yields MANSLLDFVMSLVRDPDAAARYAADPGGAIADAHLTDVTSADVNHLIPMVADSLSGPLSGAGFGPAAGAGDGNVWASGAATAAFDAFDHLPAATTAPDVHSVITDVAQHADQAPALITDLGADPGALNLPDTASQLSHTVLDHGVTPDAGQDWADPSAWDHGHVDDNHGASLAAPEDHAGFELF from the coding sequence ATGGCAAATTCGTTGCTCGACTTCGTGATGTCGCTCGTGCGAGATCCCGACGCCGCCGCACGCTACGCCGCGGACCCGGGCGGCGCCATCGCCGACGCCCACCTGACCGATGTGACCAGCGCCGACGTCAACCACCTGATTCCGATGGTCGCCGACTCGCTGTCGGGCCCGCTCTCGGGAGCCGGGTTCGGCCCCGCGGCCGGCGCGGGCGACGGCAATGTGTGGGCGAGCGGAGCGGCGACGGCGGCATTCGACGCCTTCGATCACCTGCCCGCGGCCACCACCGCACCCGACGTCCACTCGGTGATCACCGATGTCGCCCAGCACGCGGATCAGGCTCCGGCGTTGATCACCGATCTCGGCGCCGACCCCGGTGCGCTGAACCTGCCGGACACCGCATCGCAGCTCAGTCATACCGTGCTCGACCACGGCGTCACCCCCGACGCGGGCCAGGACTGGGCGGATCCGTCCGCGTGGGATCACGGCCACGTCGACGACAACCATGGCGCCAGCCTTGCGGCGCCGGAAGACCACGCCGGCTTCGAGTTGTTCTGA
- a CDS encoding IniB N-terminal domain-containing protein: MLSLLDWILGLFRNEDAARAFVAAPEQTMRDAGFAGVSAAQVSTLAATAVPGLVLGDGDPVAGLQRAVSDQYGFAPAYQPVYAPSPTFAPQTDLASHNDTSLLSPDQNAGGNAQQGGFNLGFGDITFGNKTTNTATNGGVVVDGHNKGDIVSGDGAVLGNGNDVNNGQVVAGTGSNVAIGHSNIHDDGTTATGGSTVIKDNSGTVLHDVDAGGGNGGGASAGGSLIGLGGGHASGGNAGGGGITIVDNHPSTNSGNTAGSPVNTATHTATTVTDHSDNSVHQTYDSSTHDSSSHSLFDAGHDTTLVNSGLDNSHDMALASGNHLLGL; this comes from the coding sequence ATGCTCTCTCTCCTCGACTGGATCCTCGGCCTGTTCCGCAACGAGGACGCCGCACGTGCGTTCGTCGCCGCGCCGGAGCAGACCATGCGCGACGCCGGGTTCGCCGGTGTGTCCGCCGCGCAGGTTTCGACGCTGGCCGCCACCGCGGTTCCCGGCCTGGTGCTCGGCGACGGCGACCCGGTCGCCGGCCTGCAGCGCGCGGTATCAGACCAGTACGGCTTCGCGCCCGCCTACCAGCCGGTCTACGCGCCGTCACCGACCTTCGCGCCGCAGACCGACCTGGCCAGCCACAACGACACCTCGCTGCTGAGCCCGGACCAGAACGCCGGCGGCAACGCCCAGCAGGGTGGCTTCAACCTCGGCTTCGGCGACATCACCTTCGGCAACAAGACCACGAACACCGCCACCAATGGCGGGGTAGTGGTCGACGGCCACAACAAGGGCGACATCGTCAGCGGAGACGGCGCGGTCCTGGGCAACGGCAACGACGTGAACAACGGGCAGGTGGTCGCCGGAACCGGCTCGAACGTCGCGATCGGCCACAGCAACATCCACGATGACGGCACCACCGCCACCGGCGGAAGCACCGTGATCAAGGACAACAGCGGCACGGTCCTGCACGACGTCGACGCCGGCGGTGGCAACGGCGGCGGAGCGTCGGCCGGCGGCAGCCTGATCGGCCTCGGCGGCGGGCACGCCTCCGGTGGCAACGCAGGCGGCGGCGGGATCACGATCGTCGACAACCACCCGTCGACCAACAGTGGCAATACGGCCGGCTCGCCGGTCAACACCGCGACCCACACCGCCACCACGGTGACCGACCACTCCGACAACTCGGTGCACCAGACGTACGACAGCTCGACACACGACTCGTCGAGCCACTCGCTGTTCGATGCGGGTCACGACACCACGCTGGTGAACAGTGGGCTCGACAACAGCCACGACATGGCGTTGGCGTCTGGCAACCACCTGCTGGGTTTGTAG
- a CDS encoding dynamin family protein, producing the protein MTQPQQDPRRVKVIVELIDHTSAIAELNDRGDLVARLAVAKERITDPQIRVVIAGQLKQGKSQLLNSLLNMPVARVGDDETTALVTVISYAEQPSARLIVSVGEGMPPQSIDIPIDDIRHDLRRAPQAQGREVLRVEVGAPSPLLQGGLAFIDTPGVGGHGQPHLSSTLGLLPDADAMLMISDTSQEFTEPEMRFIRQAHEICPVGAVIATKTDLYPYWREIVAANTAHLQRAGLQLPLIPASSLLRSHAIQLNDKELNDESNFPAIVSWLSEKVLSRESDAVRDHVVGEIRSAAEHLNLSVNSELSALSDPDQARRLTEDLERRKQEAQDALQQTALWQQVLNDGIADLTADVEHDLRARFRAITQHIESVIDEGDPTQHWAEIGAEVEDSVANAVGDNFVWAYQRAEALAADVARTFVEAGLDAIKMPEVSAAEMNAGVGRLKSLARLESKPIGKGHKVITSMRGSYGGVLMFGMITSVAGLGMFNPLSLGAGLLLGRKAYKEDMENRMMRVRNEAKTNLRRFVDDVLFVVSKESRDRLKNVQRQLRDHYRDIANQTTRSLNESLQSTIAAARMEETERNNRIRELERQANILGQVIDNAEKLFPAVLSTATTTESR; encoded by the coding sequence GTGACGCAACCACAGCAAGACCCGCGCCGGGTGAAGGTGATCGTCGAGCTGATCGATCACACCAGCGCGATCGCCGAACTCAATGACCGCGGCGATCTGGTTGCCCGGCTGGCGGTCGCCAAGGAGCGCATCACCGACCCGCAGATCCGGGTGGTCATCGCGGGTCAGCTCAAGCAGGGCAAGAGCCAGCTGCTGAACTCGCTGCTCAACATGCCGGTGGCCCGGGTCGGCGACGACGAGACCACCGCGCTGGTCACCGTGATCAGCTACGCCGAGCAGCCGTCGGCCCGGTTGATCGTCTCGGTCGGCGAGGGTATGCCACCGCAGAGCATCGACATCCCGATCGACGACATCCGCCACGACCTGCGCCGCGCCCCGCAGGCGCAGGGCCGGGAGGTGTTGCGGGTCGAGGTCGGCGCACCAAGCCCTCTCCTGCAGGGCGGTCTGGCGTTCATCGACACCCCCGGTGTCGGCGGCCACGGCCAGCCGCACCTGTCGTCCACTCTGGGGCTGCTCCCGGATGCGGACGCGATGCTGATGATCAGCGACACCAGCCAGGAATTCACCGAACCCGAGATGCGGTTCATCCGCCAAGCCCATGAGATCTGCCCGGTCGGCGCTGTCATCGCCACCAAGACCGACCTCTACCCGTACTGGCGCGAGATCGTCGCCGCCAATACCGCGCATCTGCAGCGCGCGGGACTGCAGTTGCCGCTGATCCCGGCGTCCTCACTGCTGCGCAGCCACGCCATCCAGCTCAACGACAAGGAACTCAACGACGAATCGAACTTCCCGGCGATCGTCTCATGGCTATCGGAAAAGGTGCTGTCCCGGGAGAGCGACGCGGTGCGTGACCACGTGGTCGGCGAAATTCGCTCGGCAGCAGAACATCTCAACCTTTCGGTGAACTCCGAGCTGTCGGCGCTCAGTGACCCGGACCAGGCGCGCCGGCTCACCGAGGACCTCGAGCGCCGGAAGCAGGAAGCGCAGGACGCCCTGCAGCAGACCGCATTGTGGCAGCAGGTCCTCAACGACGGCATCGCCGACCTGACAGCCGACGTCGAGCACGATCTGCGCGCCCGGTTCCGGGCCATCACCCAGCACATCGAGAGTGTCATCGACGAGGGCGACCCCACCCAGCACTGGGCGGAAATCGGTGCGGAGGTGGAGGATTCGGTTGCCAACGCCGTCGGTGACAACTTCGTGTGGGCCTATCAGCGTGCCGAGGCGCTGGCCGCCGACGTCGCGCGGACGTTCGTCGAGGCCGGACTGGACGCCATCAAGATGCCGGAGGTGAGTGCTGCCGAGATGAATGCCGGTGTCGGTCGGCTCAAATCGCTGGCCCGCCTCGAGTCGAAGCCGATCGGTAAGGGCCACAAGGTGATCACCAGTATGCGTGGCTCCTACGGCGGTGTGCTGATGTTCGGCATGATCACCTCGGTGGCCGGTCTGGGCATGTTCAACCCGCTGTCGTTGGGTGCGGGTCTGCTGCTCGGCCGCAAGGCCTACAAGGAGGACATGGAGAACCGCATGATGCGGGTCCGCAACGAGGCCAAGACCAATCTGCGCCGCTTCGTCGACGACGTGCTGTTCGTGGTGTCCAAGGAGTCCCGCGACCGGCTCAAGAACGTCCAGCGCCAGTTGCGCGACCACTACCGCGACATCGCCAACCAGACCACCCGCTCGCTCAACGAGTCGTTGCAGTCCACCATCGCCGCCGCGCGGATGGAGGAGACCGAGCGCAACAACCGCATCCGCGAGCTCGAACGCCAGGCGAATATTCTCGGCCAGGTGATCGACAATGCCGAAAAGCTATTTCCCGCAGTGCTTTCTACGGCGACGACGACCGAGTCTCGTTGA